A window of the Desulfurobacterium atlanticum genome harbors these coding sequences:
- a CDS encoding methylenetetrahydrofolate reductase: MKFSEKLKNGKFIITAEVAPPRGTDPEKILKGIKPLKGYIDAFNVTDNQRSMVRASAVAMSKILLDRGFEPICQFTARDRNKIALQSDLLGAYMLGIRNISIMTGDFTTLGDEKRAKPVFDVDSLQMLKMVKTLQEGFLINGKELNGKPEFTVGAVFNPFAGPENLQIAKLKKKVELGAKFIQTQPVYDIKTAKRTHEIIEETGAVPIIGLLPIKSLKMANFIRKLNPESVPAPFIEKLEKVKDPYTYGWEYTLELAHAIAEFGKGIHFMLVGKTQELAKFIDYLKNDSPYNHKF; encoded by the coding sequence ATGAAATTTAGCGAGAAACTGAAAAACGGAAAATTCATAATAACTGCAGAAGTAGCTCCTCCCCGCGGAACAGACCCGGAAAAGATTCTAAAAGGAATAAAACCGCTCAAAGGCTACATAGATGCCTTTAATGTCACAGACAACCAGCGGTCAATGGTAAGAGCATCTGCTGTTGCAATGTCAAAGATTCTCCTTGATAGAGGATTTGAGCCGATATGTCAGTTTACTGCAAGGGACAGAAACAAAATAGCTCTTCAATCCGATCTTCTCGGTGCATACATGCTGGGAATAAGAAACATCTCCATTATGACGGGAGACTTTACAACTTTAGGAGACGAAAAAAGGGCAAAACCTGTATTTGATGTAGATTCATTGCAAATGCTAAAGATGGTAAAAACACTTCAGGAGGGGTTTCTGATAAACGGAAAAGAACTAAACGGAAAGCCTGAATTTACTGTCGGAGCAGTATTTAACCCGTTTGCAGGACCTGAAAATCTACAGATTGCAAAGTTAAAAAAGAAAGTTGAACTTGGAGCAAAATTCATCCAGACTCAGCCTGTCTATGATATAAAAACCGCAAAAAGAACTCACGAAATCATAGAAGAGACCGGAGCGGTGCCTATTATAGGCCTTTTACCGATAAAATCCCTAAAAATGGCAAACTTTATAAGAAAACTTAACCCGGAATCTGTACCTGCCCCATTTATTGAAAAACTTGAAAAAGTTAAAGATCCTTACACCTACGGCTGGGAATACACTCTTGAACTTGCCCACGCAATAGCAGAATTTGGAAAAGGGATTCATTTCATGTTAGTAGGTAAAACTCAGGAACTTGCAAAATTCATAGATTACTTAAAGAACGACAGTCCTTATAACCACAAATTCTAA
- a CDS encoding SurA N-terminal domain-containing protein — protein MKRLIPFLLPFFFIGTALAKTTGKVVDYIIETVNGIPILYSDVKRYQTENKVDEKIALEELTQKALLLSEAKKKRITIPETALNAALENLAKANGYKSVEEFKKAVEKAGIPFREIKRKIKEQLIIQRLIDIEVKRKLSISPVEIDRVCSKKSEPTREVYYVKTENTTIANRIFHLLEKGEAFENATKICTQEQECEKGFLGNVKKGSLLEKIDKAIWQAKIKEPVRIELNNSTYILYVTSEKYKNCDRKKIENRLLATKYKEALKEYLEKLKKTAIIEKFNL, from the coding sequence ATGAAGCGGTTAATCCCGTTTCTCCTCCCCTTCTTTTTTATAGGAACAGCCTTAGCTAAAACCACCGGAAAAGTCGTTGACTATATCATTGAAACTGTCAACGGCATTCCTATCCTCTACAGCGATGTAAAAAGGTATCAAACTGAGAACAAAGTGGATGAAAAAATCGCTCTTGAAGAACTTACCCAGAAAGCGCTTCTTCTATCCGAAGCTAAGAAAAAAAGGATTACCATCCCGGAAACTGCTTTAAACGCCGCCCTTGAAAACCTTGCAAAAGCAAACGGTTATAAATCCGTTGAAGAGTTCAAAAAAGCCGTGGAAAAAGCAGGTATTCCTTTCAGAGAAATAAAAAGGAAGATAAAAGAACAATTGATAATTCAGAGACTCATAGATATTGAAGTAAAAAGAAAACTATCTATATCTCCCGTTGAAATTGACCGTGTGTGCAGCAAGAAGTCAGAACCTACAAGAGAAGTTTACTATGTTAAAACAGAAAACACTACCATCGCCAACAGGATATTCCATCTCCTTGAGAAAGGAGAAGCTTTTGAAAATGCAACAAAGATATGCACACAGGAACAAGAATGTGAAAAAGGATTTCTCGGAAACGTAAAGAAAGGTTCTCTTCTTGAAAAGATTGATAAAGCGATATGGCAGGCAAAAATAAAAGAACCTGTCAGAATAGAATTGAACAACAGCACCTACATTCTATACGTGACAAGTGAAAAATATAAAAACTGTGACAGAAAAAAGATAGAAAATCGTCTCCTTGCAACGAAATACAAAGAAGCACTTAAAGAGTATCTTGAAAAGCTAAAGAAAACTGCAATCATAGAAAAATTCAACCTCTAA
- the plsX gene encoding phosphate acyltransferase PlsX yields MRIILDAMGGDNAPHVPVLGAVQAVKEFGLSVLLVGQESVLKRELDKYSYPAGRIEIVNADDVVTMEDQPSDVVKKKKGSSIHVGAKLLKEGEGDAFVSAGNTGAVMAVSLFTLGRIKGVDRPAISAILPNLKAQTFLLDVGANVDCKPIHLLQFAIMGEAYARYVLKEENPRVGLLSIGEEDTKGNELTKEAFKLLKKAKEKGLNFIGNAEGRDIYTGDFDVIVCDGFVGNVCLKLSESVAKILAKILKEEIEKHFISRIGAVTLIPAIKGFKKRIDYAEWGGAPLLGVKKPVIIAHGSSNAKAMKNAIRVGAEFADTHVVEHIEENIQKYGKINGD; encoded by the coding sequence ATGAGAATAATCCTTGATGCCATGGGGGGTGATAACGCTCCCCATGTTCCTGTTTTAGGAGCTGTTCAGGCGGTAAAGGAGTTTGGGTTGTCTGTTCTTCTTGTGGGGCAGGAATCGGTTTTAAAAAGAGAGCTTGATAAGTATTCCTACCCCGCAGGAAGGATAGAGATTGTCAACGCTGATGATGTTGTAACCATGGAAGACCAGCCTTCCGATGTTGTGAAAAAAAAGAAAGGTTCTTCCATTCATGTTGGTGCAAAGCTTTTGAAAGAAGGTGAAGGAGACGCTTTTGTAAGCGCTGGAAACACTGGAGCGGTAATGGCCGTTTCTCTTTTTACTTTAGGAAGAATTAAAGGGGTTGATAGACCTGCCATTTCAGCAATTCTTCCCAATCTAAAAGCGCAGACCTTTCTTCTTGATGTTGGAGCAAACGTTGACTGTAAACCGATCCATTTGTTGCAGTTTGCTATTATGGGTGAGGCTTATGCAAGGTATGTTCTTAAAGAGGAAAATCCGAGAGTTGGCCTTTTAAGTATCGGAGAGGAAGACACGAAAGGTAATGAGTTAACAAAGGAAGCTTTTAAGCTTCTTAAGAAAGCGAAAGAGAAAGGTTTGAATTTTATCGGTAATGCTGAAGGAAGAGATATTTACACAGGTGATTTTGATGTTATTGTGTGTGATGGATTTGTCGGAAATGTTTGTTTAAAGCTCAGTGAAAGTGTTGCCAAAATTCTTGCAAAGATTTTAAAAGAAGAGATAGAGAAACACTTTATTTCACGGATTGGAGCGGTAACCCTTATACCTGCTATAAAAGGGTTTAAAAAACGGATAGACTATGCTGAGTGGGGTGGTGCTCCGCTTCTTGGAGTTAAGAAGCCTGTTATAATAGCCCATGGAAGTTCCAACGCAAAGGCGATGAAAAATGCTATTAGAGTTGGTGCTGAATTTGCTGATACTCATGTGGTTGAGCATATAGAGGAAAACATTCAAAAGTATGGGAAGATAAATGGGGATTAA
- the rpmF gene encoding 50S ribosomal protein L32: MAVPKRRVSSTRRDKRRTHWKAKKPAISVCPSCYQPKLPHRVCKHCGYYNGKQVIEVEE, translated from the coding sequence ATGGCGGTTCCAAAGAGAAGAGTTTCAAGCACAAGAAGAGATAAAAGAAGAACCCACTGGAAGGCTAAAAAACCGGCAATATCTGTTTGCCCAAGCTGTTATCAGCCAAAGCTTCCCCACAGGGTCTGCAAGCATTGTGGGTATTACAACGGAAAGCAGGTTATTGAGGTAGAAGAGTAA
- a CDS encoding methylenetetrahydrofolate reductase C-terminal domain-containing protein, with translation MVVVKLKPFNEILKTLNGYRKVTLMGCELGSGRCMQGGLKEAKEVAQFLENNGKEIVEVLTLGGTCIVERVRKLKFKNTDIIVSLACGAGTQVLSEETEIPVVTGVSTLFIGSDSHREVFKEYCIACGDCIISTTGSICPVARCPKSLKYGPCGGAIGGMCEVNNDVECIWFTIERKLKKINKELHLFKDIEFTDFSISNHPRRFENEI, from the coding sequence ATGGTTGTTGTAAAGCTTAAACCGTTTAACGAAATTTTGAAAACTCTCAACGGTTACAGAAAAGTGACACTGATGGGATGCGAATTGGGTTCTGGTAGATGTATGCAGGGAGGACTGAAAGAAGCAAAAGAGGTAGCCCAGTTTCTTGAAAACAATGGTAAAGAGATAGTAGAAGTTTTAACCCTTGGGGGCACATGCATAGTTGAAAGAGTAAGAAAATTAAAGTTTAAAAATACAGATATAATCGTATCCCTTGCCTGTGGAGCCGGAACTCAGGTTCTTTCCGAAGAAACAGAAATCCCTGTAGTAACAGGAGTTTCAACTCTTTTTATCGGTTCTGACAGCCACAGGGAAGTTTTTAAAGAATACTGTATAGCCTGCGGAGATTGCATAATCTCTACCACCGGAAGCATCTGCCCCGTGGCAAGATGTCCAAAATCCCTCAAATACGGCCCCTGCGGAGGAGCAATAGGCGGAATGTGTGAAGTTAACAACGACGTTGAATGTATCTGGTTTACCATAGAGAGAAAGTTAAAAAAGATAAACAAAGAATTACATCTTTTTAAAGATATTGAATTTACAGACTTTTCCATTTCAAACCATCCAAGGCGGTTTGAAAATGAAATTTAG
- the nusB gene encoding transcription antitermination factor NusB, whose translation MDLTNKQKREARTHAVLMLYQYDIGNFSPEEVKELYREEAEVSSLEVFKAAQELFERTLRNLENIDKTIAKYLKKGWKVERLLPLDRAILRVATEELLNGSFSPQAAIINDAVEIAKDYGEDERSPKFINAILDRISKERCE comes from the coding sequence ATGGATTTGACAAACAAACAGAAAAGGGAAGCAAGAACACATGCTGTTTTGATGCTTTATCAGTATGATATAGGGAATTTTTCTCCAGAAGAAGTAAAAGAGCTTTACAGAGAAGAGGCTGAAGTTTCATCCTTAGAAGTTTTTAAAGCGGCGCAGGAGCTTTTTGAAAGAACATTGAGAAATCTTGAAAACATAGATAAGACTATAGCTAAATACTTAAAGAAAGGATGGAAAGTTGAGAGGCTTCTTCCTCTTGATAGAGCTATTTTAAGAGTTGCAACAGAAGAGCTTTTGAACGGTTCATTTTCTCCGCAGGCTGCAATTATAAACGATGCTGTAGAGATAGCCAAAGATTACGGTGAGGATGAGAGATCTCCAAAATTTATAAACGCCATTCTTGACAGGATCTCAAAGGAAAGATGCGAATAG
- a CDS encoding YceD family protein, with amino-acid sequence MKKRFINLREITVKEPLKVDTEFSEKVLDLPEEEVVKSSPFKLHIEISKRAVGYSVKGNIKGTLTLKCSRCDRDFEEKLNVDFSYDLMPTSEITEGQIKQGELDVKFSDEDVLDLSDVVREQIFLNLPLKPLCDEKCEVVEYKEIEEVEEKDDRWSKLKSLKEKLERKEK; translated from the coding sequence ATGAAGAAGCGATTTATAAATTTGAGAGAAATAACGGTTAAAGAACCTTTAAAGGTAGATACAGAGTTTAGCGAAAAGGTGCTTGACCTTCCTGAAGAGGAGGTTGTTAAAAGTTCACCTTTTAAGCTCCATATTGAGATAAGCAAAAGGGCTGTCGGATATAGTGTTAAAGGTAATATAAAGGGTACATTAACTTTGAAATGCAGTAGATGTGATAGGGACTTTGAAGAGAAGCTTAATGTTGATTTTTCCTATGATCTTATGCCAACTTCTGAAATTACGGAAGGGCAGATAAAGCAGGGGGAACTTGACGTTAAGTTTTCAGATGAAGATGTGCTTGACCTTTCAGATGTTGTAAGAGAACAGATTTTTTTGAATCTTCCACTTAAGCCTCTGTGTGATGAGAAGTGTGAGGTTGTAGAGTATAAAGAGATAGAGGAAGTGGAGGAAAAGGACGATAGGTGGAGTAAGCTTAAAAGTTTAAAAGAAAAACTTGAAAGAAAGGAGAAGTGA
- the ribH gene encoding 6,7-dimethyl-8-ribityllumazine synthase: MKVFEGKLKADGLKFAIVVSRFNSFITDRLVEGAVDCIVRHGGDESLIDIYKVPGSFELPLAVKRVAKKDYDAVIALGAVIRGETPHFDYVAAEVSKGIAKVMLDIEKPIAFGVLTTDTVEQAIDRAGTKAGNKGWEAALSAIEMVNLFKA, encoded by the coding sequence ATGAAAGTTTTTGAAGGAAAACTTAAAGCTGATGGTTTAAAGTTTGCGATAGTTGTTAGCAGGTTTAACTCATTTATTACAGATAGACTTGTTGAGGGAGCGGTTGATTGTATAGTGAGGCATGGTGGGGATGAATCCCTGATAGATATTTATAAGGTTCCCGGTTCTTTTGAGCTTCCACTTGCTGTGAAAAGGGTTGCAAAAAAGGATTATGATGCAGTTATTGCCCTTGGGGCTGTTATAAGGGGAGAAACTCCTCACTTTGATTATGTCGCTGCTGAAGTGAGTAAAGGGATAGCAAAGGTTATGCTTGATATTGAAAAACCTATAGCTTTTGGTGTTTTAACTACCGATACCGTTGAGCAGGCGATAGATAGAGCTGGAACAAAAGCAGGAAATAAGGGATGGGAAGCGGCTCTGTCTGCCATAGAGATGGTTAATCTCTTTAAAGCTTAG
- a CDS encoding beta-ketoacyl-ACP synthase III yields MGIKIVSTGSYVPEKVLTNFDLEKMVETSDEWITTRTGIKERRIAESETTSELATKAVISALGRETGEDIDLFITATATPDMFFPSTACLVQSNLKNKRAVAFDVSAACTGFIYALYVADSIMRTKEIEKAVVIGAERFSKIIDWKDRSTCILFGDGAGAVVLEKGEEEGILGFDIGADGSYKDLLKVESVGSNGEYPWYLFMKGNEVFKIAVRTMAESAKNVLEKTGISPDEIKLLVPHQANYRIIDAVAKRLGIKNDKIFINLDKYGNTSAASIPIALDEAVREGRVGKGDLVLMVAFGGGFTWGSCIVRL; encoded by the coding sequence ATGGGGATTAAAATAGTTTCTACCGGGTCTTATGTTCCTGAAAAGGTTCTTACCAACTTTGACCTTGAAAAGATGGTTGAAACTTCAGATGAGTGGATAACCACTCGCACAGGTATAAAAGAGAGAAGAATTGCTGAAAGTGAAACAACTTCAGAACTTGCCACAAAGGCGGTTATTTCTGCTCTCGGAAGAGAAACCGGAGAAGATATTGACCTTTTTATAACCGCTACAGCAACTCCTGATATGTTTTTCCCTTCAACTGCCTGTCTTGTTCAGAGTAATTTAAAAAATAAAAGAGCAGTTGCATTTGATGTGTCAGCTGCCTGTACAGGGTTTATATACGCCCTTTATGTTGCAGATTCAATAATGAGAACAAAAGAGATAGAAAAAGCTGTTGTTATCGGGGCGGAGAGATTTTCAAAAATAATAGACTGGAAGGATAGAAGTACATGTATCCTTTTCGGTGATGGTGCTGGAGCAGTTGTTCTTGAAAAGGGAGAAGAAGAGGGGATTTTAGGATTTGATATAGGAGCTGATGGTTCTTATAAGGATTTACTTAAGGTTGAAAGTGTAGGTTCAAATGGTGAGTATCCCTGGTATCTTTTTATGAAAGGTAACGAGGTTTTTAAAATCGCTGTTAGAACTATGGCTGAATCTGCAAAAAATGTCCTTGAAAAAACTGGAATTTCTCCTGATGAGATAAAACTACTTGTTCCTCACCAGGCAAACTACAGAATTATAGATGCGGTAGCAAAAAGACTTGGAATTAAAAATGATAAAATATTCATTAACCTTGATAAATACGGTAATACAAGTGCAGCTTCTATTCCGATAGCTCTTGATGAAGCTGTTAGAGAAGGTAGAGTTGGTAAGGGAGACCTTGTGCTTATGGTTGCCTTTGGCGGAGGTTTCACCTGGGGTTCCTGTATAGTTAGACTTTAG
- the fabK gene encoding enoyl-[acyl-carrier-protein] reductase FabK, translating into MINTRICELLGIKYPVLQGGMAWIADGELAAAVSNAGGLGIIAGGNRTADELREEIRKCKELTDKPFGVNIMLMMPNAEEIIDVCLDEEVPVVTTGAGNPGKYIPAFKEKGIKVIPVVASDALAKRMERIGCDAVIAEGMEAGGHIGKLTTMVLIPAIVKAVSIPVIAAGGIALGEQAAAAFALGAEGIQMGTRFLAAKECNVHPKYKEKIFKARFNQVTVTGITTGHPVRLIENKLTKKFEELEFSGAPKEELEELGRGRLRLAAEQGDIEWGSVMAGQVVGYVNKEETVEEIIKDVMEGAQKVISTLCERFNG; encoded by the coding sequence ATGATAAATACGAGAATTTGTGAACTTCTTGGCATTAAATATCCTGTTCTTCAGGGTGGAATGGCGTGGATAGCTGATGGTGAACTTGCCGCTGCCGTTTCAAATGCTGGAGGACTCGGGATTATAGCCGGGGGGAATAGGACAGCAGATGAGTTAAGAGAAGAGATAAGGAAGTGTAAAGAGCTTACAGATAAGCCTTTTGGTGTTAATATAATGCTTATGATGCCAAATGCTGAAGAGATTATAGATGTTTGTCTTGATGAGGAAGTGCCTGTTGTTACGACAGGAGCGGGGAATCCCGGTAAATATATTCCTGCATTTAAAGAAAAAGGGATAAAAGTTATTCCTGTTGTAGCAAGTGATGCTCTTGCAAAAAGGATGGAAAGAATAGGGTGTGATGCTGTTATTGCAGAGGGGATGGAAGCAGGCGGACATATAGGGAAGTTAACAACTATGGTTTTGATACCTGCAATAGTAAAGGCGGTTTCAATTCCTGTTATAGCGGCTGGTGGTATTGCTCTTGGTGAGCAGGCGGCTGCTGCATTTGCCCTTGGTGCTGAAGGTATCCAGATGGGAACAAGATTCTTGGCTGCTAAAGAGTGTAATGTACATCCAAAATATAAAGAAAAAATCTTTAAAGCCAGATTTAATCAGGTTACTGTTACGGGTATTACAACAGGTCATCCTGTTAGACTGATAGAGAATAAGCTTACCAAAAAATTTGAAGAGCTTGAGTTTTCCGGTGCTCCGAAAGAAGAGCTTGAAGAGCTTGGAAGAGGTAGATTAAGGCTTGCCGCAGAGCAGGGTGATATTGAATGGGGTTCTGTAATGGCAGGTCAGGTTGTCGGCTATGTGAATAAAGAGGAAACTGTGGAAGAGATAATAAAAGATGTTATGGAAGGCGCACAAAAGGTTATTTCTACTTTGTGTGAGAGATTTAACGGTTAG
- the uppS gene encoding polyprenyl diphosphate synthase: protein MKNIPVHVGIIMDGNGRWAVRKGLPRIEGHRVGAEVTVEIVKAAKRIGVKYLSLYAFSTENWKRPKEEVEFLFNLMYEYVKSKLQLFLDEDVKFKAIGRLWQLPEYLKKGFAEIEEKTSHCKSMTAVFTVNYGGRQEIVDAVNRAIKEGVKEITEETIKNYLYMPELPDLDLLIRTSGELRISNFLLWQSAYTELWFTDTLWPDFTPEEFKKAIEDYSRRERRFGGLGS from the coding sequence ATGAAAAACATTCCTGTCCACGTTGGAATAATAATGGACGGCAACGGCAGATGGGCAGTAAGAAAAGGATTGCCAAGGATAGAAGGACACAGGGTGGGAGCAGAAGTAACCGTAGAGATAGTGAAAGCTGCAAAGAGGATAGGAGTAAAGTATCTTTCCCTGTACGCCTTTTCCACAGAGAACTGGAAAAGACCAAAGGAAGAAGTGGAATTTCTTTTTAATCTTATGTATGAATACGTTAAATCCAAACTGCAGCTTTTCCTTGATGAGGACGTAAAATTCAAAGCTATTGGAAGATTGTGGCAGCTTCCTGAGTATCTAAAAAAGGGATTTGCGGAAATAGAGGAAAAAACCTCTCACTGCAAAAGTATGACTGCCGTTTTTACTGTAAACTACGGAGGAAGACAGGAGATAGTTGATGCAGTAAATAGAGCAATAAAAGAAGGAGTAAAAGAGATTACGGAAGAGACAATTAAAAATTATCTTTATATGCCCGAACTCCCCGACCTTGACCTTTTAATAAGAACAAGTGGAGAGTTGAGAATATCAAACTTCCTGCTGTGGCAATCCGCATACACAGAGCTCTGGTTTACAGACACCTTATGGCCTGACTTTACACCGGAAGAGTTTAAAAAGGCTATAGAAGACTACTCCCGTCGGGAAAGAAGATTTGGAGGTCTTGGTAGTTGA